One Nicotiana tomentosiformis chromosome 4, ASM39032v3, whole genome shotgun sequence genomic window carries:
- the LOC104092388 gene encoding D-aminoacyl-tRNA deacylase yields the protein MVKLVVATTTDPASMGPAKELLAMPGWQSGPTLDQGIRSYSNGDVRLLEHDKGIVEEDDLDQRWENATGQSVDEVIFLSKHTAVSNRPALTIHPIGVPHLKEGDVPPQGGRPGWAAPPNPRMGPWMTLLNKIAESHNLVPEFEITFEATHHGPVTTKPTMFVEIGSTEENWKRQDAAHVVALLVWEGLGLGGGPPVGNWNSASANNKVLLGIGGGHYVPRHMDVIKKDGCWVGQLLSGYSLPMEDPGPSKGKVSTQDIAGTWRDSIRAAYDATKAGFPGGEILAHLDQKSFKGWQKNAITEFLVAQDIKIGKPGDFR from the exons ATGGTGAAGCTAGTGGTGGCAACGACGACGGATCCAGCATCGATGGGCCCAGCAAAGGAGCTGTTAGCTATGCCAGGGTGGCAATCGGGACCCACCTTAGATCAAGGCATCAGAAGTTACAGCAATGGAGATGTCAGGTTGTTAGAACATGACAAAGGCATTGTAGAAGAAGATGATTTGGATCAGCGTTGGGAGAACGCTACTGGTCAGTCTGTCGACGAGGTTATCTTCCTTAGTAAACATACTGCTGTCTCTAACCGCCCCGCTCTCACCATCCATCCTATTG GGGTGCCACATTTGAAAGAGGGGGATGTTCCACCACAAGGAGGGAGGCCAGGGTGGGCGGCACCACCAAATCCAAGGATGGGGCCATGGATGACTCTTTTGAATAAAATTGCTGAGTCTCATAATCTCGTTCCCGAATTTGAA ATTACTTTTGAAGCTACTCATCATGGACCTGTGACAACTAAACCAACAATGTTCGTCGAGATAG GTAGCACTGAGGAGAACTGGAAGCGGCAGGATGCTGCTCATGTTGTTGCTCTA TTAGTCTGGGAAGGACTTGGACTTGGAGGTGGTCCTCCAGTTGGAAACTGGAACAG TGCATCTGCAAATAACAAAGTCCTTCTAGGGATTGGTGGAGGACATTATGTGCCACGACATATGGATGTGATAAA GAAGGATGGTTGTTGGGTCGGCCAACTTCTCTCTGGTTACTCCTTGCCAATGGAAGATCCTGGTCCATCAAAAGGTAAGGTTAGCACGCAAGATATTGCCGGGACTTGGAGAGACTCAATTAGAGCAGCATATGATGCTACCAAAGCAGGTTTTCCTGGTGGAGAAATTCTGGCACATCTTGATCAGAA GAGTTTCAAGGGATGGCAGAAGAATGCAATTACTGAATTCTTAGTTGCACAGGACATCAAAATTGGAAAGCCTGGTGACTTCCGCTGA